The Brassica napus cultivar Da-Ae chromosome C7, Da-Ae, whole genome shotgun sequence genome has a segment encoding these proteins:
- the LOC106430314 gene encoding rho guanine nucleotide exchange factor 8 yields MVAALERGLSASKSFNFKRMFESSSKKHQQPQTIVIENGDSHLVESNTPESQNSDSLSESPVESIPPMISPLNRPGKRPDRQQADTEMLKDRFAKLLLGEDMSGGGKGVSSALALSNAITNLAASIFGEQTKLQPMPQDRQARWKKEIDWLLSVTDHIVEFVPSQQTSKDGVCTEIMVTRQRGDLLMNIPALRKLDAMLIDTLDNFKGHNEFYYVSRDSEEGKQASNARSNDKWWLPPVKVPPGGLSEPARRMLYFQKDSVTQVQKAAMAINAQVLSEMAIPESYIDSLPKNGRASLGDSIYKSITEEWFDPEQFLSMLDMSTEHKVLDLKNKIEASVVIWKRKLHVKDSKSSWGSAVSLEKRELFEERAETILVLLKQKFPGLPQSSLDISKIQFNKDVGQAVLESYSRILESLAYTVMSRIEDVLYTDSLTLKETLLAEEASDGGRTTETDSESAGSSNSGEETEKLDPRYSKTLLDFMGWSDNSSKSSDKPTKSPGLTPKKFSYLENLNGFRSPKARH; encoded by the exons ATGGTTGCAGCGTTGGAACGAGGACTAAGCGCTTCCAAgtcattcaatttcaaaagaaTGTTTGAATCATCATCGAAAAAACATCAACAACCTCAAACAATTGTTATAGAGAACGGAGATTCACATCTTGTCGAATCGAACACGCCTGAAAGCCAAAACTCCGATAGCTTGTCAGAAAGCCCCGTTGAGAGCATCCCTCCGATGATTTCTCCTCTTAACCGGCCAGGAAAACGACCTGATAGACAACAAGCAG ATACGGAGATGTTGAAGGACAGGTTTGCGAAATTACTTCTTGGAGAAGATATGTCCGGTGGCGGAAAAGGTGTATCTTCTGCTCTGGCTCTTTCCAACGCCATCACAAATCTTGCTG CGTCTATATTCGGAGAACAAACAAAGCTACAACCGATGCCGCAAGATAGACAAGCGAGGTGGAAGAAAGAGATCGATTGGTTGTTGTCTGTGACCGATCACATCGTCGAGTTTGTTCCTTCTCAGCAAACGAGTAAAGATGGAGTTTGCACCGAG ATTATGGTGACAAGACAAAGAGGTGATCTTCTCATGAACATCCCAGCCTTGAGAAAACTCGACGCCATGCTCATC GATACACTTGACAATTTCAAAGGACACAATGAGTTTTATTACGTGTCGAGAGATTCAGAAGAAGGGAAACAAGCAAGTAATGCTAGGTCAAACGACAAATGGTGGCTTCCTCCGGTGAAAGTACCTCCAGGCGGTTTATCTGAACCGGCTAGGAGAATGCTTTACTTCCAGAAAGATTCAGTCACACAGGTCCAAAAAGCTGCAATGGCCATTAATGCTCAAGTTCTCTCCGAAATGGCAATACCCGAGAGCTACATCGACTCTCTCCCAAAG AACGGAAGAGCTAGCCTTGGGGACTCGATCTACAAGAGCATAACAGAGGAGTGGTTTGATCCAGAGCAGTTTTTGTCAATGTTGGACATGTCAACAGAGCACAAAGTGTTGGATTTGAAGAATAAGATTGAGGCATCTGTTGTGATATGGAAGAGGAAGCTTCATGTGAAGGACAGCAAATCTTCTTGGGGATCAGCAGTTAGCTTGGAGAAAAGAGAATTGTTTGAAGAGAGAGCAGAGACCATTTTGGTCTTACTCAAACAGAAATTTCCCGGGCTTCCTCAATCTTCCCTTGACATCTCCAAGATTCAGTTTAACAAG GACGTTGGACAAGCGGTGTTGGAGAGTTACTCGAGGATACTTGAGAGCTTGGCTTACACGGTGATGTCGAGGATAGAAGATGTTCTTTACACAGATTCTTTGACACTAAAGGAAACTTTATTGGCTGAAGAAGCATCAGATGGTGGGAGAACAACGGAAACGGATTCAGAGTCAGCGGGATCTTCCAACTCGGGGGAAGAAACCGAGAAGCTTGACCCACGCTACTCTAAGACCTTGTTGGATTTCATGGGTTGGAGTGACAATAGTTCCAAAAGCAGCGATAAACCTACTAAATCCCCAGGTCTTACGCCGAAAAAATTCTCCTACTTGGAGAATTTGAATGGTTTTAGAAGTCCCAAAGCTAGACATTGA